CTTTTCCAACCCCGCGGTTCGTGCCTGGCTATTTCAAATTCTGGCGATAGCGGCTGTTGTCAGCGTCGCCGTATATTTGATTCATAACACCATAACTAATCTGAATAATCGTGGGATTACTTCTGGTTTTGCATTTCTCGATCGCAGCGCCGGATTTGGAATTGTTCAGCATCTGATTGATTATGAACAGGGCGATACCTATGGTCGTGTATTTCTTGTCGGATTATGTAACACCCTTTTGGTTTCGGCGCTGTGTATTGTTTTCGCCTCTTTCCTGGGCTTCTTTCTCGGTCTGGCTCGTCTTTCTGACAACTGGTTATTGCGCAAAATATCTACGGTTTATATCGAGACATTTCGTAATATTCCACCGCTATTGCAAATTTTCTTTTGGTATTTTGCCGTATTGCGTAATTTGCCCGGACCAAGGCAAGCAGTAGAGGCTTTTGAGTTGGTTTTTCTAAGCAATCGCGGCTTGTATATCCCTGCGCCACAGATGGGAGAAGGTATTACAGGCTTTATACTCGCGCTTCTGATTGCCATTGCCCTCTCAGTTGGTCTGTATCGGTACAATAAAGCACACCAGCTTAAAACCGGACAATTACGCCGATCCTGGCCCACCATTATCATCATGTTTATTGCGTTGCCGCTGATCGCTCACTGGATAGTCGGTCCTGCGCTGCACTGGGATATTCCGCAATTGCGGGGCTTTAACTTCCGCGGCGGCATGGTGCTTATTCCCGAACTGGCGGCATTAACACTGGCTCTATCGGTTTATACTTCGGCATTTATTGCTGAAATTATCCGGGCTGGCATTCAGGCTGTGCCTCACGGTCAGCATGAAGCCGCTCGTTCATTAGGTCTGCCGAATCCGGTCACTCTTCGCCAGGTTATTATCCCTCAGGCGCTGCGGGTCATTATTCCGCCGCTCACCAGCCAGTATCTGAATATCGTTAAAAACTCATCGCTGGCGGCGGCAATCGGTTATCCAGATATGGTTTCTCTTTTCGCGGGAACGGTGCTGAATCAGACCGGTCAGGCAATAGAGACTATTGCCATCACAATGTCAGTTTATTTGATTATTAGCCTCATCATTTCTCTGCTGATGAATATCTACAATCGACGCATTGCGCTGATTGAGCGTTAAGGATCGGGAATGACAAAAGCACTGCTGTCTCATCCTCCACGTCAGACCCGGGCCACATCGAGTCAGGCCATCGTCTGGATACGGAAAAACTTATTTTCAAGCTGGTCTAATAGTCTACTGACGATTGTCTGTATCTGGTTGATGTGGGAACTGATCCCGCCATTAGTTAACTGGGCGTTATTACAGGCAAACTGGGTGGGAACAACACGTTCTGACTGTACAAAAGCAGGTGCATGCTGGGTATTTATTCATCAGCGCTTTGGACAGTTTATGTATGGACTTTATCCGCACGATCAGCGCTGGCGCATTAATCTGGCTCTCATCATCGGTCTGATTTCTATTGCAGTAATGTTCTGGAAGGGTATGCCGCATCGCGGGCGTTATATTGCAACCTGGGCGATCGTTTATCCGCTGCTCGTCTGGTTTTTGTTGTATGGCGGATTTGCCGGACTGGAGCGCGTGGAAACCCGCGTCTGGGGTGGCCTGACGTTAACGCTTATCATCGCCTCAGTGGGTATCGCCGGAGCGTTACCATTAGGGATACTACTGGCGCTTGGGCGACGATCTACTATGCCGGTGGTGCGGATCTTATCCGTCATTTTTATTGAGTTCTGGCGCGGTGTGCCGCTGATCACGGTCCTCTTTATGTCATCAGTTATGTTGCCGCTGTTTATGGCAGAGGGCACCAGTATTGATAAGCTAATCCGTGCCCTGGTGGGGGTCATCTTGTTCCAGTCTGCCTATGTAGCAGAAGTCGTGCGCGGTGGTTTGCAGGCATTGCCGAAAGGGCAATATGAAGCTGCTGAATCGCTGGCGCTCGGCTACTGGAAAACGCAGGCGCTGGTCATTATGCCTCAGGCGCTAAAGCTGGTTATCCCGGGCCTCGTGAATACGATTATCGCACTGTTTAAGGATACCAGCCTGGTGATCATCATCGGTTTGTTCGATCTGTTTAGCAGCGTACAGCAGGCTACCGTCGATCCCGCCTGGCTGGGAATGTCGACAGAAGGGTATGTTTTTGCCGCCATGATCTATTGGATCTTTTGTTTCAGCATGTCGCGCTATAGCCAACATCTGGAGAAGCGCTTTAATACCGGGCGTACACCGCACTGAGGATTTTATGAATCAAATTACAATGCAACCTGCCGACGCGATGATCACGCTGGATAATGTCAACAAATGGTACGGTCAGTTTCACGTTTTAAAAGATATCAATTTGAAGGTGAAACAGGGAGAACGTATTGTCCTCTGTGGTCCTTCTGGATCAGGAAAATCAACAACGATTCGCTGTATCAACCACCTGGAGGAACATCAGCAGGGCAGGATTGTTGTCGATGGCATAGAGTTGAATGACGATATTCGTAATATCGAAAGAGTACGTCAGGAAGTCGGGATGGTATTTCAGCACTTTAATCTTTTCCCACACTTAACTGTGCTGCAAAACTGTACGCTGGCACCAATATGGGTACGTAAGATCCCTAAAAAAGAAGCGGAAGCCCTGGCTATGCATTATCTGGAGCGCGTGAGAATTGCCGAGCATGCGCATAAATTTCCTGGCCAAATCTCGGGTGGTCAGCAGCAGCGCGTGGCGATTGCGCGTTCTCTGTGTATGAAACCCAAGATAATGCTGTTTGATGAGCCGACATCTGCACTCGATCCTGAAATGGTTAAAGAGGTTCTCGATACCATGATTGGCCTGGCACAGTCAGGTATGACTATGCTGTGCGTAACGCATGAAATGGGCTTTGCACGTACTGTAGCGGATCGGGTGATTTTCATGGATCGCGGAGAAATTGTTGAGCAGGCAGCGCCAGATGAATTTTTTGCCCACCCTAAATCTGAGCGCACCCGCGCATTTTTATCGCAGGTTATTCATTAATTATGGTATCGCCCGGTATAACTTTCTTTACCGGGCTTGTTTAAACAGTTTTGCACTAAGAAAAGGCAGGCTATTTTGACTGATATAAACGCAAAAAGGCCATCCTTGCGGATGGCCTTTTCACTTAATTGATGTCTGGCAGTTCCCTACTCTCGCATGGGGAGACCCCACACTACCATCGGCGCTACGGCGTTTCACTTCTGAGTTCGGCATGGGGTCAGGTGGGACCGCCGCGCTATTGCCGCCAGACAAATTCTTTTCTGAGCGCCGAACGTTAATCTTAAAACTGGTGCTGATACCCAGAGTCGAACTGGGGACCTCACCCTTACCAAGGGTGCGCTCTACCAACTGAGCCATATCAGCACGCTTAATTTGATGCCTGGCAGTTTATGAATTACGTCGTAATTCACCCTT
The Klebsiella sp. RIT-PI-d genome window above contains:
- a CDS encoding amino acid ABC transporter permease, whose translation is MSHRRPAVKGSWSFSNPAVRAWLFQILAIAAVVSVAVYLIHNTITNLNNRGITSGFAFLDRSAGFGIVQHLIDYEQGDTYGRVFLVGLCNTLLVSALCIVFASFLGFFLGLARLSDNWLLRKISTVYIETFRNIPPLLQIFFWYFAVLRNLPGPRQAVEAFELVFLSNRGLYIPAPQMGEGITGFILALLIAIALSVGLYRYNKAHQLKTGQLRRSWPTIIIMFIALPLIAHWIVGPALHWDIPQLRGFNFRGGMVLIPELAALTLALSVYTSAFIAEIIRAGIQAVPHGQHEAARSLGLPNPVTLRQVIIPQALRVIIPPLTSQYLNIVKNSSLAAAIGYPDMVSLFAGTVLNQTGQAIETIAITMSVYLIISLIISLLMNIYNRRIALIER
- a CDS encoding amino acid ABC transporter permease, whose translation is MTKALLSHPPRQTRATSSQAIVWIRKNLFSSWSNSLLTIVCIWLMWELIPPLVNWALLQANWVGTTRSDCTKAGACWVFIHQRFGQFMYGLYPHDQRWRINLALIIGLISIAVMFWKGMPHRGRYIATWAIVYPLLVWFLLYGGFAGLERVETRVWGGLTLTLIIASVGIAGALPLGILLALGRRSTMPVVRILSVIFIEFWRGVPLITVLFMSSVMLPLFMAEGTSIDKLIRALVGVILFQSAYVAEVVRGGLQALPKGQYEAAESLALGYWKTQALVIMPQALKLVIPGLVNTIIALFKDTSLVIIIGLFDLFSSVQQATVDPAWLGMSTEGYVFAAMIYWIFCFSMSRYSQHLEKRFNTGRTPH
- a CDS encoding amino acid ABC transporter ATP-binding protein; this translates as MNQITMQPADAMITLDNVNKWYGQFHVLKDINLKVKQGERIVLCGPSGSGKSTTIRCINHLEEHQQGRIVVDGIELNDDIRNIERVRQEVGMVFQHFNLFPHLTVLQNCTLAPIWVRKIPKKEAEALAMHYLERVRIAEHAHKFPGQISGGQQQRVAIARSLCMKPKIMLFDEPTSALDPEMVKEVLDTMIGLAQSGMTMLCVTHEMGFARTVADRVIFMDRGEIVEQAAPDEFFAHPKSERTRAFLSQVIH